A region of Pseudomonas cavernicola DNA encodes the following proteins:
- a CDS encoding YgfZ/GcvT domain-containing protein: MADSAFFCTLSHEGVLAVRGPDASKFLQGQLTCNLNYLNDTTASLGARCTPKGRMLSSFRILTDGDGYLLAMAGELLESQLTELQKYAVFSKSKLGDESARWVRFGLSGADAVLAELGLELPPQADHVARGNDLIAIRLADGRAELWAPASTAAPLHARLAAHLPQAPLNSWLLAQVRAGIGQVVGATRELFIPQMLNLQALGGVSFKKGCYTGQEIVARMQYLGKLKRRLYRLSLGAGELPAPATELFSPVHRSGVGEVVLAAHAEHRIELLAVLQEDAVSDGRIQLGTEEGPALSLLELPYTLDSNREIQR, encoded by the coding sequence ATGGCCGACTCCGCTTTCTTCTGCACGCTGTCCCACGAGGGCGTTCTCGCCGTCCGTGGCCCTGACGCCAGCAAGTTTCTCCAGGGCCAACTGACCTGCAACCTCAACTACCTTAACGACACCACGGCCAGCCTCGGCGCCCGCTGCACGCCCAAAGGGCGCATGCTGTCGAGCTTTCGCATCCTGACGGACGGCGACGGTTATCTCCTGGCGATGGCCGGCGAACTGCTCGAGTCGCAGTTAACCGAGCTGCAGAAATACGCCGTATTTTCCAAATCCAAACTCGGCGATGAAAGCGCCCGCTGGGTGCGCTTCGGCCTATCCGGGGCCGATGCAGTGCTGGCCGAACTGGGCCTGGAGCTACCGCCGCAAGCCGACCACGTGGCGCGCGGCAATGACTTGATTGCCATTCGCCTGGCCGACGGCCGCGCCGAGCTCTGGGCTCCCGCCAGCACCGCCGCCCCCCTGCACGCCCGCCTCGCCGCGCACTTGCCGCAAGCGCCGCTAAATAGCTGGCTGCTCGCCCAAGTGCGCGCCGGGATCGGTCAGGTGGTGGGCGCTACGCGCGAGCTATTTATCCCGCAGATGCTGAATTTGCAGGCCCTCGGCGGCGTCAGCTTCAAGAAAGGCTGCTACACCGGCCAGGAAATCGTCGCGCGCATGCAGTACCTGGGCAAACTCAAGCGTCGTCTATACCGCTTGAGCCTGGGCGCCGGCGAACTACCGGCGCCAGCCACCGAACTGTTCTCCCCGGTTCACCGCTCGGGTGTCGGCGAGGTGGTGCTGGCAGCTCACGCGGAACACCGCATCGAACTGCTCGCCGTGCTGCAGGAAGATGCGGTGAGCGACGGCCGCATCCAGCTCGGGACTGAAGAAGGCCCAGCGCTCAGCTTGTTGGAACTGCCGTACACGCTGGACTCCAATCGCGAGATCCAACGCTAA
- a CDS encoding HDOD domain-containing protein produces the protein MSKLADKVQQELIQAIDNDELVLPTLPEVALKVREAAEDPDISIPALCKVIGNDAALTARIIKVVNSPLLRTNREITDLQMAVSRLGINYTCNLATGLAMEQMFQATSDVVDRKMREVWNKSTEIAGISHVLCRHYTRLMPDQATLAGLIHQIGVLPILTYAEEHDELLSDSISLNHVIEKIHPIIGDKILRTWDFPELIATLPSQYLDFSRNSAKVDYVDIVQVATLQSYLGSEHPYTQLDWSKVPAFAKLGLDPSADLQADEDLSAAMEAAMSMLQ, from the coding sequence ATGAGCAAGCTTGCCGACAAAGTCCAACAGGAACTGATTCAGGCCATAGACAATGACGAACTGGTGCTGCCGACCCTGCCGGAAGTGGCACTCAAGGTCCGCGAGGCGGCGGAAGACCCGGATATCAGCATTCCGGCACTGTGTAAGGTGATTGGTAACGATGCGGCACTGACCGCGCGCATCATCAAGGTGGTAAACAGCCCGCTGCTGCGCACCAATCGGGAAATCACCGACCTGCAGATGGCGGTCAGCCGCCTGGGCATCAACTACACCTGCAACCTGGCCACCGGCCTGGCAATGGAGCAGATGTTCCAGGCCACCTCCGATGTGGTCGACCGTAAGATGCGCGAAGTGTGGAATAAAAGCACCGAAATCGCCGGTATCAGCCATGTCCTCTGCCGTCACTACACCCGTCTGATGCCTGATCAGGCGACTCTCGCCGGCCTGATCCATCAGATCGGCGTCCTGCCGATCCTGACCTACGCCGAAGAGCACGACGAGCTGTTGTCCGACTCCATCAGCCTCAACCATGTGATCGAGAAGATTCACCCGATCATCGGCGACAAAATCCTCCGTACCTGGGATTTTCCTGAGCTGATTGCCACGCTGCCCAGCCAATACCTGGACTTCAGCCGCAATTCGGCCAAGGTCGATTACGTCGATATCGTCCAGGTCGCGACGCTGCAGAGCTACCTGGGCAGCGAACACCCGTACACGCAGTTGGACTGGAGCAAGGTGCCCGCCTTCGCCAAGCTCGGCCTCGACCCGAGCGCCGATTTGCAAGCGGATGAAGACCTCTCCGCCGCCATGGAAGCGGCGATGAGCATGCTTCAGTAG
- a CDS encoding substrate-binding periplasmic protein: MRPFLLLLSLAFSGLLAAAEVTLTNGEWPPYLGQQLPHYGVASRIVAEAFALEGVEVHWEFYPWARALQMAERGQRVGTAVWTHSPEREQRFFISEPVVESAYHFFHRKDRAFDWQRLDDLRGLRICGTLGYNYGEPFQQAERDKRLQVRRLPSDELCFRQLLAGRIDVFPMDKVVGFAMLHEHFSAADRAQLSVHPRALRSDPLHLLLSREVPGNAELMVRFNHGLAQLRDSGKVAQYLLDAQQPLSLAP, encoded by the coding sequence ATGCGCCCTTTTCTCCTCCTGCTTTCCCTAGCGTTCAGCGGCCTCCTGGCGGCCGCCGAGGTCACCCTGACCAATGGCGAGTGGCCGCCTTATCTCGGCCAGCAGCTGCCGCACTACGGGGTCGCCTCGCGCATAGTCGCCGAGGCCTTCGCTCTGGAGGGGGTCGAGGTGCATTGGGAGTTCTACCCCTGGGCGCGCGCCTTGCAGATGGCCGAACGCGGCCAACGCGTCGGCACCGCGGTCTGGACGCACAGCCCGGAGCGGGAGCAGAGGTTTTTCATCAGCGAGCCGGTGGTGGAAAGCGCCTATCACTTCTTCCATCGCAAAGACCGCGCCTTCGACTGGCAACGGCTGGACGACCTGCGCGGCCTGCGCATCTGCGGCACCCTCGGCTACAACTACGGCGAGCCCTTCCAGCAGGCCGAGCGTGACAAGCGTCTGCAGGTGCGCCGCCTGCCCAGCGACGAGCTGTGCTTCCGCCAACTGCTGGCCGGGCGCATCGATGTATTCCCGATGGACAAGGTGGTCGGCTTCGCCATGCTCCACGAGCACTTCAGCGCCGCCGATCGGGCCCAGCTGAGCGTCCATCCCAGGGCGTTGCGCAGCGATCCCCTGCACCTGCTGCTGTCGCGCGAGGTGCCGGGTAACGCCGAGCTAATGGTCCGTTTCAACCACGGCCTGGCACAGTTGCGCGACAGCGGCAAAGTCGCCCAATACCTGCTGGACGCGCAGCAGCCACTGAGCCTTGCGCCCTGA
- a CDS encoding sensor histidine kinase: protein MAEPGSLRGRLLRRLALLLALILLLSSLSAYWSARHAADTAYDRTLLASARAIAEGLYADDGKLEADVPYIALDTFAYDSAGRIYYQVLDLNGALVSGYESLPAAPPGTPRTNDYPALAHFYDAEYRGQSVRVVSLLQPVSEPALTGIAEIRVAETQDARERMARELLFGTLWRMGLWSFSALLLVWFAVSAALRPLESLRRAVAERASDDLRPLPEAQLPRELQPLVSALNQFNARLRGLFERQAHFIAEASHELRTPLAALKARLELGLRAQEPHVWRSTLEESAQSTDRLTQLANQLLSLARIESGARAIAEGGAQHIDLSQLARELGMALAPLAHARGIALALEAAQPVWLHGEPTLLNELLCNLVDNALAHTPSGGNVILRVLEPGVLEVEDDGPGIPLDERDKVFERFYRRHPQGAGAGAGLGLAIVGEICRAHLATISLHDAARGGLRVRVEFPPQGH from the coding sequence GTGGCTGAGCCGGGCAGCCTGCGCGGGCGGCTGTTACGTCGCCTGGCACTGTTGCTTGCGCTGATTCTGTTGCTCAGCAGCTTGAGCGCCTATTGGAGTGCCCGGCACGCCGCTGACACGGCCTATGACCGCACCTTGCTGGCCTCGGCGCGGGCGATCGCCGAAGGGTTGTACGCCGACGACGGCAAGCTGGAAGCCGACGTACCTTACATCGCCCTTGATACCTTCGCCTACGACAGCGCCGGGCGCATCTACTACCAGGTGCTGGATTTGAACGGCGCGCTGGTTTCCGGTTACGAAAGTCTGCCGGCCGCCCCGCCAGGTACGCCACGAACCAATGATTATCCGGCGCTGGCACATTTTTACGATGCCGAATACCGGGGCCAGAGCGTGCGCGTGGTCAGCCTGTTGCAGCCGGTCAGTGAGCCAGCGCTGACTGGCATCGCTGAAATCCGCGTGGCCGAGACTCAGGACGCGCGTGAGCGCATGGCCCGTGAGCTGTTGTTCGGCACGCTGTGGCGCATGGGCTTGTGGTCGTTCAGCGCCTTGCTGTTGGTCTGGTTTGCGGTGAGCGCCGCCTTGCGACCGTTGGAAAGTTTGCGCCGGGCGGTGGCGGAGCGCGCCAGTGATGATTTGCGTCCGCTGCCGGAGGCGCAGTTACCGCGCGAGTTGCAGCCGTTGGTCAGTGCCCTCAATCAGTTCAATGCCCGGCTGCGCGGTTTATTCGAGCGGCAGGCGCATTTTATCGCCGAGGCCTCCCACGAATTGCGCACGCCGTTGGCGGCGCTCAAGGCGCGGCTTGAGCTGGGCCTGCGGGCACAGGAGCCACACGTCTGGCGCAGCACCCTGGAAGAGTCAGCGCAGAGTACCGATCGCCTGACCCAGTTGGCCAATCAGTTGCTTTCCCTGGCGCGCATCGAAAGTGGCGCGCGGGCGATTGCCGAAGGTGGTGCACAGCACATCGACCTCAGCCAGTTGGCCCGTGAACTGGGTATGGCTTTGGCGCCGCTGGCCCACGCCCGCGGTATTGCCCTGGCCTTGGAGGCGGCGCAACCGGTGTGGCTGCATGGCGAGCCGACCCTGCTCAATGAGCTGCTCTGCAATTTGGTGGATAACGCCCTGGCGCATACTCCCAGCGGCGGCAATGTGATCTTGCGGGTGCTGGAGCCTGGTGTGCTGGAGGTGGAGGACGATGGTCCAGGTATTCCGTTAGATGAACGCGACAAAGTCTTCGAGCGTTTCTACCGGCGCCATCCACAGGGCGCTGGCGCCGGCGCCGGCCTGGGCTTGGCGATCGTCGGGGAAATCTGCCGTGCGCATCTGGCCACGATCAGTCTGCATGACGCGGCACGGGGTGGCTTACGAGTACGGGTGGAGTTCCCGCCCCAGGGGCACTGA
- a CDS encoding response regulator has protein sequence MRILLVEDHPQLAASVSQALKSAGWTVDVLHDGVTADLALSTEEYALAILDIGLPRMDGFEVLARLRGRGKTLPVLMLTARSEVKDRVHGLNLGADDYLAKPFELSELEARVKALLRRSVLGGEQQQRCGDLVYDLGTRRFSLLDKSLSLTSREQAVLEAMIARPGRVMSKEQLAAQVFGLDEEASAEAIEIYVHRLRKKLEGSSVRIVTFRGLGYLLEAVGG, from the coding sequence GTGCGAATTCTGCTGGTCGAAGACCATCCGCAACTGGCGGCAAGCGTGAGCCAGGCGCTGAAGAGTGCCGGTTGGACGGTGGACGTGCTGCACGACGGGGTGACCGCTGACCTGGCGCTGAGCACCGAGGAGTACGCCTTGGCGATTCTCGACATTGGCCTGCCACGGATGGATGGTTTCGAGGTGTTGGCACGCTTGCGCGGGCGTGGCAAAACCCTGCCGGTGCTGATGCTGACCGCTCGCAGCGAAGTGAAAGACCGCGTGCATGGGCTGAACCTGGGGGCCGACGATTACCTGGCCAAACCCTTCGAACTGAGCGAGCTTGAGGCGCGGGTCAAGGCGCTGCTGCGTCGCAGCGTACTCGGCGGCGAGCAACAGCAGCGCTGTGGCGATCTGGTTTACGACCTGGGCACCCGGCGTTTCAGCTTGCTGGACAAAAGCCTCAGTCTGACCTCCCGCGAACAAGCGGTGCTGGAGGCCATGATCGCCCGGCCGGGGCGGGTGATGAGCAAGGAACAGCTGGCAGCCCAAGTGTTTGGCCTGGATGAAGAAGCCAGCGCCGAGGCCATCGAAATCTACGTCCATCGCCTGCGCAAGAAACTTGAAGGCAGCAGCGTGCGCATCGTTACGTTCCGCGGTTTGGGTTACCTGCTGGAGGCCGTCGGTGGCTGA